The Nocardia sp. NBC_01503 sequence CGATGGGGGCCGCCGCGCCGAGAGCTGAGGTCGATTCCGCGGACAGCGTGACAACGTGGGTAGAGCGCCCGGATCGGGGTATCCGCCGCAGCGAGCCGAGACGGAACCCGCTCGGCCGGGGCGGCATGGAAGGAGCGAGCCATGGGACTGCGCATTTTCGAGGTGGATTCGAAACCTGTGCGAATGGACGAAGATATCGCGGTAGCGGTCTACCGATTCCCGACCCCGCACCCCGAGGCGGACGCGACCCTGGAGTGGGACTGGACCACAGCGGTGGCGGTGCGCATCGGCGCGGGCGGCGAATTCGGGCTCGGCTGGACCTATGGTTCGCCGGCCGTGGCCGAGGTGATCACCACCCATCTCTGGCCGGTGTTGAGCGGTGGTTCACCCTTCGATACTCCGGGTTGCTGGCGTTCGATGCATCGCGCGTGCCGCAATATCGGGACCAAGGGGATCGCCGCGTTCGCGATCAGCGCGGTCGATATCGCCCTGTGGGATCTGAAGGCCAAGCTGCTGGGAGTGCCATTGGCCACGCTCTTCGGCGTGGTCCGTGATCGTGTACCGCTCTACGGTTCGGGCGGATTCACGAATCTGGAGGAGACCGCGCTGACCGAACAGGTCGGCGAATGGCTGGCGGCAGGGTGCACGGCGGTGAAGATCAAAATCGCGGAGCGACGCGGCGCGGACCTCGACCGGGATCTGGCACGGGTTGGTCGGCTCCGGGAACTGACAGGCCCGCAGGTGTCGATCATGGTCGACGCCAACGGTGGATACACGGTCGGGCAGGCGCGGCGAGTGGGCGCGGAGTTGGATCGACTCGGCGTGGTCTGGTTCGAGGAACCGGTCACCAGCGACGACCCCATCGGCCTTGCCGCCGTGCGTGATTCGGTGCGCTGCGATGTGACCGCGGGGGAGTACGCCTACGACGTCTACGACGCCGCGGCACTCCTGGAAGCGGTCGACTGCCTGCAGTTGGACGTCACCCGCTGCGGTGGCTATACCGGATTCCTTCGGGCGGCGGCGCTCGCCGCCGCCCGCGGGCTGGAGGTCTCGGGTCACTGCGCTCCCGAGTTGCATGGACCGGTGGCCGCGGCGGTGCCCAATCTGCGCCATCTCGAATGGTTCATCGATCATGCGCGGTTGGGTCCGCTGCTGGCGGAGGGCATACCAGAGGTGTCCGACGGCGCGCTCATCGTTCAGCAGGACCGTCCGGGACATGGCATGCGCATCTCGGAGTCGGCGTCGATGTACCGGCTGCGCTGATCGTCCGCACCCCGTCACTCGCGCGGGCAGGCCCCCGGATCGACCTCCGCGAGCCGGACCGAGGCCTCGAACATCAGCGCGTGCACGAACGCCTGCGGCAGGTTGCCGCGTAATTGACGCTGTCGGATATCGAACTCCTCGGCGAAGAGCCCCGGTGTACCGCACGCTGTCCTGTTGCGTTCGAAATAGCGCCACGCCGTGGACTTCTCGCCCAGTCGCAGCGCGCCCAGGCTCATCGCGAAGCCGCACATCAGGAACGCGCCCTCCGCGGCGTACAGCGGACCGGCGAGATCGGAATGCTGGTACCGGTAGACGAAGTAGTCGCGGGACAGATCACGCTCGGCGGCGCGGAACGTCGCCAGGCTGCGTGCGTCGCGCGCGGGGAGCGCTCCGCGTACCGCGGGTAGTACCAGGGCCGCGTCCATATCCGGCAGGTCGGGGGCCTGCTGCCAGCGACCGCTCGGATGCAGGCTGGTACGGGTGGTTTCGGCCAGTATGGTCTCCGCGAGACGCCCGCACGAATCCGCGTCCACCCCGGACGCGCGCTGTCCGGCGACGGCCCGCAGGCCCGCCGCGCATATCAGCCGGGAGTGGGTCCACCGATGTGCGCCGAGTTCCCATATCCCCGCGTCCGGGTCGTCCCGGCGATCGCGGATCGCCGACACCGCGAGGGCTATGGCCCGGCGGTGCTGATCGGTCAGCAGGTCGTATCGCGCGGCCGCGGCGAACAGCAGCAATGCCTCACCGAAGATGTCGAGCTGGAATTGATCGCGAACCCGGTTGCCGAACAGACTGGTCGCCCCGGGGTAGCCGGGCAGCCCGATATCCCGGATCCCGGGCACGCGCCCGCCGGCGACCGTGTACGCCGGTTGCAGGTTCGGGCCATCGTCCAGCAGCCGCTCGGAGACGAAACGCGTCGCGCTGCTGAGCAATTCGTGTGGCCCGTCGGCGGCGACCGCCAAGCCCGCATAGCACTGATCCCGGATCCACACATAGCGGTAGTCGTAATTCTCGCCCCGGTTGGCATGTTCGGGGAGACTGGTGGTCGCCGCCGCGACCATACCGCCACCCGCGCTGGTGAGGCCGCGCATCACCGCGTAGGCCTGTGCGGTATCCGCCGCGGTGGCGTTGCGGCCGATCGGCGGTACCGCGCGGCCCCATTCCGATGTCGTCGCCTGCCACAGGGTTTCGGCGTCGAGGCGCTCCCCGGGCAGCGGCGCATCCGATACTTCCAGAATCAGATCGTGAAAGTCGCCTTCCGCCAAGTGGATTCGCTGTGACAGCCGCGAAAACCGGCCGGATCGATCCACCTTCGCCCACGCAGCCCCGGACCAGCGCATGCGCATGCCCCCATGCTGCGCGCACCACACTCCCTCGGCATCGCGGGTGATATCCGCGAGCGGTTCCCGGCCGAATGCGGTGGCGGGTTCGAGTGTGGCCAGCACCTCGGCTTCCCCGCGCACCGCGGTGATTCGGCGAAGCACCACCGCGCGATGTGAATCAGCGGGAAGCGCGAGGGCGTCCCGGCACTCCACCACCGACGCACCGACCACCCAATGCGAATGCCAGATGAGCGTCCCCGGTTCGTAGTAGCCGCCCCAGACGTATCGACCGGTCGGCGCGACGGTGTAGCAGCCGCGGCCACCGAGCAGCGTGGCGAACACCGCGTCACTGTCCCAGCGCGGCACACACAGCCAGGACAGATCGCCACGCGGTCCGATCAGCGCACCACGCTCCCCATCGGCGATCAGCGCGTAGTCGCGCAGCACATGCACCGGCGGCCCGGATCGCGCCAGCGCGGAGTAGTCCGCATCGGTCCGCCGGTGCTGCTCGCCTGAGATGACCATGGAAATCCTTTCCCGGGTGCCGGCCGTCGATACCGGCGGCCTCCTACCCGAGGCAGTGCCCGCTCCCGGGGATGACAATCGACCCCCAGCCGAATCTCTTCGCTCAGACCTCGCGCCGAACCGAGTGGCGTCAGCCTGTTTCAGGCGATCTCGCCGGGGTAGCACGGCTACATGCGCCGGACAGCATCTGGTTTCGCCAGCGACAAAGTGGTGTTCACCGGTTTCTTCCTGGTGATCGCCGGTGCGGCCGCGGCCGCGTTGTTCTTGGTGGCCGCGGGTCGCGGGTTGCCGCAGCGGGCGACCGGCGACGCGATCGCGGCGCTGGTTCTACTGGGCGGCGGGACAGTGCTGCTGAACCGTTCGATGGTCCAGCGCGGCGGATTGCTCGAGCCGCATCCGACGCGTGAGGAACGTCGGCGATATCGCGAGGACTACCGATCTCACCCGCCCGCGGAACCGTCCGCCGACCGCGAGCCGACGTCCGAAGCGCACGCGCAGCGAGTGCATCGACAAGACCAAGCGCCAGTAGACAGGAGCAGACATATGGCCGAGACAGTCGCCGACCACGTACTACAGCGGTTGCGGGAATGGGGGGTGGAACAGGTTTTCGGTTACCCCGGTGACGGCATCAACGGGCTCGTCGCCGCCTTCGGGCGGGCCGGCAACCAGCCGCGATTCATCCAAGCCCGGCACGAGGAGATGGCAGCCTTCGCCGCGACCGGGTACGCCAAGTTCAGCGGCAAGGTCGGGGTCTGCGCCGCGACCTCGGGCCCCGGGGCGATCCACCTGCTCAACGGCCTCTATGACGCCAAACTCGACCATGTCCCGGTCGTCGCCATAGTCGGGCAGACCGCCCGCAGCGCGATGGGCGGCAGTTATCAGCAGGAGATCGACCTGCAAACGCTGTACAAGGACGTGGCCTCGGACTATTTGGTAGAAGTCAACGTCTCCAGCCAGCTACCCAACGCATTGGACCGTGCCTTCCGCACCGCCATGGCCCGGCGATCGCCGACAGCGGTGATCATCCCCTCCGATCTGCAAGAAGAGAATTACGAACCTCCCCAACACGCCTTCAAACAGGTGCCCTCCAGCCCGCCCGGCGCCCTGCCGTCCACGACCCTTCCGCCGACCGGTGAAATCCAGCGCGCGGCCGAAGTGCTCAACGCCGGTAGCAAGGTCGCGATCCTCATCGGCCAGGGTGCGCGCGGAGCCGCCGAAGAAGTGATCGAGGTGGCCGAACTCACCGGAGCCGGGGTGGCGAAGGCATTGCTGGGCAAGGACGTACTGCCCGACGATCTCCCCTTCGTCACCGGCCCCATCGGCCTGCTGGGCAGTCGGCCGAGTTACGAACTGATGCGGGACTGCGACACCCTGCTCATCGTCGGCTCCAACTTTCCCTACGCCCAATTCCTGCCGGAGTTCGGGCAAGCGCGGGCCGTGCAGATCGACCTCGACGGCATGATGATCGGAATGCGCTACCCGACCGAAGTCAATCTCGTCGGAGACGCCAAAGCCACCCTGCGGCAACTGATTCCGATGTTGCGCCGCAACAGCGACCGGGCCTGGCGGGAGACAGTGGAACGCCACCTGCGGCACTGGTGGCAGACCATCGAACACCAGTCCATGCTCGAGGCGAAACCGGTCAACCCCATGCGGGTCGTCTGGGAGCTCTCCCAGCAGATCCCCGAAAACGCGATCGTCACAGCCGATTCCGGTTCCTCCGCCAATTGGTACGCCCGCTGTCTGCGCTTCCGCGGGCAGATCCGCGGCTCCCTGTCCGGCACCCTCGCCACCATGGGCCCCGGCGTGCCGTACGCGATCGGCGCGAAATTCGCGCACCCGGAACGGCCCGCCATCGCCTTGGTGGGCGACGGCGCGATGCAGATGAACGGTTTGGCCGAGCTGATGACCATCGCACGCTACCGCGAGTTGTGGTCCGATCCGCGGCTCGTGGTGTGTGTGCTGCACAACAACGATCTCAACCAGGTGACCTGGGAGCTGCGTGCGATGGGTGGCGCACCGAAGTTCGAGGAATCGCAATCCCTTCCGGATATCTCCTACGCCGACGTCGCCCGCTGCTTCGGGCTGAACGCCATCGCCGTCGATGATCCCGATCAGCTCCCTGGAGCCTGGCGCGAGGCCCTGTCGGCCGACCGGCCGACCGTGCTGGACGTGCGCACCGACCCGGAGGTGCCCCCGATTCCGCCGCACGCCACCTACGAGCAGATCAAAGACCTGAGCAAGTCAATTCTGAGGGGTGACTCGGACGCCTGGCACCTCATGCTCCAGGGTGCCAAAACGAAAGCCCAGGAATTCCGTCCCTGACCGTCCAGCTCAATTCAAGGCTTGCGCGAATTGTCTGCCGCGGGTGCGTAATTCGAGGGAGGCGGTGATCCGGGCCCTGAAGGTTGCGAAAACCCTGCTTTCCGTATCGACCACCGCCTCCGTGTCCGACCATACCTGCCGCTCTGTCGGCATTGCCGGTCATCCTCGGAGCTCCGACGCCGTTGGCGGAGCCGAGATATGTAGAATATCAACGGAATTCGAAAGTATCAGCCTTCCTGGGCGTCGCCGAAGGAAAGGGCGCGAATCTTCATGCGGTCTCAATGTTCGTCAACTGATTGCAATATCTTCCGCTCGGCAGGGTTCTCCCCGGTCTACTAATATCGTTTCTCATGCTCGATGAACCCGGAGAAGTCCGTGTGCGATTGCGGTTTCCGGACGGAGGTGCGGTACTGGACTATCGCGTCGCGAAGCCGATCGCCGAACGGTTGGTGCTCGAACTCGGTCGCCACGGGGTATCGGTCACCGTCGATGACGAGGTACACGCCGGACTCGCGGTACTCCCGTATGCGAGCCTGTGGGGCGACCAGCTCGGTCCGGCGTGGCCCCGATCGCAGTCGTCGTGGCCATGAATCCGTTGGAGAACGCACTCGGAGCCGATGAAAGATGGTCGTCACACCAAGATTGGGGTGGCCGGTGGGCCGCTACTCAAGGGAGTTGACGCCGGCATCATCGATCACTGCGCAGCCCGCGGAAATCAACCGTTCGCCAGGCTCCGGGCGATGACCAGCCGCTGAATCTGGTTGGTGCCCTCGAAGATCTGGGTGATCTTGGCTTCGCGCATATAGCGCTCGACGGGGAAGTCCTGGGTGTAGCCGTAGCCGCCGAAGACCTGAACGGCGTCGGTGGTGACCTTCATGGCGGCGTCGGTGGCGATGAGTTTGGCGACGCTGGCCTGGCGGGAGTAGGGGAGACCGGCGTCGCGGCGGCGGGCGGCGTCGAGGTAGGTGGCGCGGGCGGAGTCGACGGCGGCGGCCATATCGGCCAGGACGAAGCCGAGGCCCTGGTGGTCGATGATGGGGCGGCCGAAGGCTTCTCGGTCCTTGGCGTAGGCGACGGCGTCGTCGAGGGCGCGCTGGGCGATGCCGGTGGCGACCGCGGCGATGCCCAGGCGGCCGGAGTCCAAGGCGCTGAACGCGATCGACAGGCCCTGGCCCGGATCGCCGATGAGGCGCTCGGCGGGGAGGAAGGCGTCGTCGTAGGCGGCGGTGGTGGTGGGGACCGCGCGCAGGCCCATCTTCTCCTCGGGTTTGCCGAAGGACAGGCCGGGGGTGTCGGCGGGGACCAGGAAGCTGGAGATGCCGCGCGAGCCTTCGCCGGTGCGGGCGAAGAGAGTGTAGTAGTCGGCTTTACCGCCGTTGGTGATCCAGGCTTTGGTGCCGGTGATGCGGTAGCCGCCCTCGGTTTCGGTGGCGCGGCAGCGCAAAGCGGCGGCATCGGATCCGGCGTGTGCTTCGGAAAGGCTGTAGGCGCCGATCAGGTTGCCGGACAACATCTCCGGGAGCCAGCGCTGCTTCTGCTCATCGGTGCCGTAGACGAAGAGGGGATGGCAGGACAGGCTGTGCACGCTCACCGCGACCGCGACGGCGGCCCAGCGCGCGCCGAGCTCCTCGAGGACCTGGAGGTACACCTCGTAGGGTTGGCCGCCGCCACCGAACTCCTCCGGATACGGCAGGCTCAGCAGCCCGGCCTGGCCGAGTGCGCGGAATGCCTCATCGGGATAGCGCTCCTGCTTCTCGTACAGCGCGGCGTTCGGCTCCAGGACCTTGTCCGCGATATCGCGGGTGAGCTCGATGAGGTCGCGGGCTTCGGACGTGGGGAGCAGGCGGTCGACGGGCATGGCTTCCATTCTCCGGTGGGTGCGCGGGCAGGCGGGGCCGTCATCGCCGGTCGACCGGCATGGGCCCCTGCCTGCACAGTACGTCCAGCATCCAATTGCGTGCAAGGGTGCACGCAATTGCGGTGTTTGGCTAGACTGACCGGGTGGTATCCGCCCTGCCCCCGAACAAGCACCAGGAGAAGAGTCTGCGTACGCGGGCGCTGCTGCTGGATGCCGCCATCGACAGCCTCGCCGAGGTGGGATACGCGAGTGCGTCGATCGCGGATATCACCGCGCGGGCGGGGGTGACACGCGGCGCGCAACTGCATCACTTCCATACCCGGCAGGAATTGTTCGCGCAGACCATCGAACATCTGACCCAGCGCCAGCGCGAGGCCCTGCAACGGCGGGCGCGGACGCTGGGAGCCGCCTCGCGTGGAGAGACCCTCGTCGAGTTGGTGACGGCGCCCTTCGCGGGCAAGCTCGGCAAGGCGTCGGTGGAGCTGTATGTCGGCATCGCCAATGAGAAAGAGTTGCGGCGCAATATGTTACGCGTACAGCATGAGCTGACCGTCGAGCTGCTCGACGCCTGCGCCGCGCGCATCGATATCTCCCGCGAGCGGCTGGAATCGGCGTTCTGGCTGACCATCAACCTGGTGCGCGGCGCCACCCTCGACGAGATGGTGGGCCGGGATCGCTTGCGGCGCAAGCAGGTTCTCGCCGAATGGGCGCGTCTGGCCGACGGATTGCTTGCCTGAGAAGCGAAACGGGACTCTCCACTGCCGCGATACACCGGTGGTAGAGACGTTCTGAATCAGCGCTCGGCGTGCGAGCGCGGCCTCGGGGGAGGACATCGCCATGGCGATGAATCGGCGCAGCCTGCTGCGCGCTGCCGCAGCGGGTGCGGCGTACACGGCACTGGGCGCGGGAGCGCTCTCCGGGTGTATGTCGGAATCTGCTGCGAGGCAGGTGGATTGGAATGTGCTGCGGCAGCGGCTCGCCGGTGCGCTCAGCCTGCCCGCCGACACCGATTACGCGACCGCGAAGATGGCGTACAACCCGGGCTTCGACAATCGGCAACCGGCGGCGGTCGCGCGCTGCGGCACCGCGGCGGATGTGCAGGCGTGTGTCAGTCTGGCCTCCCAGTCCGGTACCCGGATCGCGGCACGCAGTGGCGGGCACAGCTACGCCGGCTATTCGACGCCGGATGGTGCGCTGATTGTCGATGTGGGGCGGATGAATTCGGTCCAGGTCGGCGCGGACGGGACAGCGGTCATCGGTGCGGGCGCGCGATTGATGGATGTGTACTCCGGGCTGGCGCGGGCCGGGCGTTGCCTTCCGGCTGGATCGTGCCCAACCGTCGGTATTGCCGGACTCACCCTCGGCGGCGGGTTGGGGGTGCTCTCGGGCAAGTACGGATTGACCTGTGACTCCCTGGTTTCGGCGCAGGTGGTCACGCCCGACGGTGTGCTGCGCACGGCCTCGGCCGACTCCGAGCCCGATCTGTATTGGGCGCTGCGCGGCGGCGGCGGTGGAAACCTGGGCGTGGTCACCTCGTTCACGTTCAAGACCGTCGCCGCGCCGCAGCTCGTGGTGTTCCAGTTGAAGTTTCCCGCGGGCACGCTCACCGATGTGCTCGGTGGCTGGCAGTCCTTCACTCAATCGGCTCCGGACGAATTCTGGTCCACCCTCGGTACTTCCGCCGGTAGCCCGCCGACCTGCCGCATCAATGGCTGTTATGTCGGCAGCGAGAGCGCCCTGAATACGCTGGTCGACAAGCTCGTCGCGGCGACCGGGGTGCAGCCCTCGAACCGGTATTCGCTATCCAGGAATTACCTGTCGGCCATGATGTATTTCGGC is a genomic window containing:
- a CDS encoding thiamine pyrophosphate-requiring protein; amino-acid sequence: MAETVADHVLQRLREWGVEQVFGYPGDGINGLVAAFGRAGNQPRFIQARHEEMAAFAATGYAKFSGKVGVCAATSGPGAIHLLNGLYDAKLDHVPVVAIVGQTARSAMGGSYQQEIDLQTLYKDVASDYLVEVNVSSQLPNALDRAFRTAMARRSPTAVIIPSDLQEENYEPPQHAFKQVPSSPPGALPSTTLPPTGEIQRAAEVLNAGSKVAILIGQGARGAAEEVIEVAELTGAGVAKALLGKDVLPDDLPFVTGPIGLLGSRPSYELMRDCDTLLIVGSNFPYAQFLPEFGQARAVQIDLDGMMIGMRYPTEVNLVGDAKATLRQLIPMLRRNSDRAWRETVERHLRHWWQTIEHQSMLEAKPVNPMRVVWELSQQIPENAIVTADSGSSANWYARCLRFRGQIRGSLSGTLATMGPGVPYAIGAKFAHPERPAIALVGDGAMQMNGLAELMTIARYRELWSDPRLVVCVLHNNDLNQVTWELRAMGGAPKFEESQSLPDISYADVARCFGLNAIAVDDPDQLPGAWREALSADRPTVLDVRTDPEVPPIPPHATYEQIKDLSKSILRGDSDAWHLMLQGAKTKAQEFRP
- a CDS encoding enolase C-terminal domain-like protein — translated: MGLRIFEVDSKPVRMDEDIAVAVYRFPTPHPEADATLEWDWTTAVAVRIGAGGEFGLGWTYGSPAVAEVITTHLWPVLSGGSPFDTPGCWRSMHRACRNIGTKGIAAFAISAVDIALWDLKAKLLGVPLATLFGVVRDRVPLYGSGGFTNLEETALTEQVGEWLAAGCTAVKIKIAERRGADLDRDLARVGRLRELTGPQVSIMVDANGGYTVGQARRVGAELDRLGVVWFEEPVTSDDPIGLAAVRDSVRCDVTAGEYAYDVYDAAALLEAVDCLQLDVTRCGGYTGFLRAAALAAARGLEVSGHCAPELHGPVAAAVPNLRHLEWFIDHARLGPLLAEGIPEVSDGALIVQQDRPGHGMRISESASMYRLR
- a CDS encoding acyl-CoA dehydrogenase family protein yields the protein MPVDRLLPTSEARDLIELTRDIADKVLEPNAALYEKQERYPDEAFRALGQAGLLSLPYPEEFGGGGQPYEVYLQVLEELGARWAAVAVAVSVHSLSCHPLFVYGTDEQKQRWLPEMLSGNLIGAYSLSEAHAGSDAAALRCRATETEGGYRITGTKAWITNGGKADYYTLFARTGEGSRGISSFLVPADTPGLSFGKPEEKMGLRAVPTTTAAYDDAFLPAERLIGDPGQGLSIAFSALDSGRLGIAAVATGIAQRALDDAVAYAKDREAFGRPIIDHQGLGFVLADMAAAVDSARATYLDAARRRDAGLPYSRQASVAKLIATDAAMKVTTDAVQVFGGYGYTQDFPVERYMREAKITQIFEGTNQIQRLVIARSLANG
- a CDS encoding TetR family transcriptional regulator: MVSALPPNKHQEKSLRTRALLLDAAIDSLAEVGYASASIADITARAGVTRGAQLHHFHTRQELFAQTIEHLTQRQREALQRRARTLGAASRGETLVELVTAPFAGKLGKASVELYVGIANEKELRRNMLRVQHELTVELLDACAARIDISRERLESAFWLTINLVRGATLDEMVGRDRLRRKQVLAEWARLADGLLA
- a CDS encoding glycoside hydrolase family 15 protein — translated: MVISGEQHRRTDADYSALARSGPPVHVLRDYALIADGERGALIGPRGDLSWLCVPRWDSDAVFATLLGGRGCYTVAPTGRYVWGGYYEPGTLIWHSHWVVGASVVECRDALALPADSHRAVVLRRITAVRGEAEVLATLEPATAFGREPLADITRDAEGVWCAQHGGMRMRWSGAAWAKVDRSGRFSRLSQRIHLAEGDFHDLILEVSDAPLPGERLDAETLWQATTSEWGRAVPPIGRNATAADTAQAYAVMRGLTSAGGGMVAAATTSLPEHANRGENYDYRYVWIRDQCYAGLAVAADGPHELLSSATRFVSERLLDDGPNLQPAYTVAGGRVPGIRDIGLPGYPGATSLFGNRVRDQFQLDIFGEALLLFAAAARYDLLTDQHRRAIALAVSAIRDRRDDPDAGIWELGAHRWTHSRLICAAGLRAVAGQRASGVDADSCGRLAETILAETTRTSLHPSGRWQQAPDLPDMDAALVLPAVRGALPARDARSLATFRAAERDLSRDYFVYRYQHSDLAGPLYAAEGAFLMCGFAMSLGALRLGEKSTAWRYFERNRTACGTPGLFAEEFDIRQRQLRGNLPQAFVHALMFEASVRLAEVDPGACPRE
- a CDS encoding FAD-binding oxidoreductase yields the protein MAMNRRSLLRAAAAGAAYTALGAGALSGCMSESAARQVDWNVLRQRLAGALSLPADTDYATAKMAYNPGFDNRQPAAVARCGTAADVQACVSLASQSGTRIAARSGGHSYAGYSTPDGALIVDVGRMNSVQVGADGTAVIGAGARLMDVYSGLARAGRCLPAGSCPTVGIAGLTLGGGLGVLSGKYGLTCDSLVSAQVVTPDGVLRTASADSEPDLYWALRGGGGGNLGVVTSFTFKTVAAPQLVVFQLKFPAGTLTDVLGGWQSFTQSAPDEFWSTLGTSAGSPPTCRINGCYVGSESALNTLVDKLVAATGVQPSNRYSLSRNYLSAMMYFGGCSNYSADQCHPNWNGGGALGRESFTASSRVLNKPLSDPAKLTALLTGRTGMDILLDSMVGAPSRIGVADTAFPHRGALATAQIYVGATTPAARTAVTEVRNALGDLVGNAAYVNYIDPALSDWSSAYYGSNAPRLRRIAQKYDPHGVFTFDQSITKC